A stretch of the Vigna radiata var. radiata cultivar VC1973A chromosome 7, Vradiata_ver6, whole genome shotgun sequence genome encodes the following:
- the LOC106767934 gene encoding hevamine-A, translating to MALKSAMLLMLISSVSIAVGMDSNENIVAIYWGQNGKEGTLGEACATGNYDYVIIAFVQSVGNGQTPMMNLGGHCEPYSDGCSGLSSDIKYCQAKGMKVLVSLVEGGGSYRNVSEVASYLWNNFLGGVSSSRPLGPAVLDGIDFGIQYEIEARSKQYWRDLAKILRGYHITNQDQKLYITIAPQYPFPDLWIGNSLLTGLFDFVWFPILY from the coding sequence ATGGCACTGAAATCAGCAATGTTattgatgttgatctcctcaGTATCGATAGCAGTAGGAATGGATTCTAATGAAAACATAGTTGCAATCTACTGGGGCCAGAATGGAAAGGAGGGTACACTGGGGGAGGCTTGTGCCACAGGGAACTATGATTATGTGATCATAGCATTCGTGCAAAGCGTTGGCAATGGGCAAACTCCAATGATGAATCTGGGTGGTCACTGCGAGCCTTATAGTGATGGATGCAGTGGCCTAAGCTCAGACATAAAATATTGTCAAGCAAAAGGTATGAAGGTCTTGGTCTCTTTGGTAGAAGGTGGTGGAAGTTACAGAAATGTAAGTGAAGTAGCGAGTTACCTTTGGAATAACTTCTTGGGGGGAGTCTCATCATCTCGGCCTCTTGGCCCTGCTGTCCTTGATGGCATTGATTTTGGCATTCAGTATGAGATTGAAGCTCGATCAAAGCAATACTGGCGTGATCTTGCCAAGATTCTTAGAGGCTATCACATCACCAACCAAGACCAGAAACTGTACATAACTATAGCCCCCCAGTACCCATTTCCTGATCTTTGGATAGGAAATTCTCTCCTCACAGGCCTTTTCGACTTTGTTTGGTTCCCAATTTTATACTAA